The DNA window TCTTCTCGTCAAAGCCGCATGGGAAGACGACGAATACGCTATCCAACCGTTCGGCACGGAGGAGAACGTCCGCGCCGTCATGGACGATTGGATCGCCTATTTCAAAGAGAGAAAACAGCCGTTCGTCATGCGCGGCGTTGAGAAAAAAGTAGCCGAATGGATACGCGAGATGTATCCGTCAGCGCGCATCGAGAGCGACCGCGACGACTTTGACTACGTGTATCTGCGCGAAGACCTCGCCGAGCTCAAGGGGCGCAAATACCACGGCAAAAAGAACCATATCAACGCGCTCAAGAAAACGTGCGAATACGAATACGTCCCCGTCGGCGAGGACAACATCGACGAATGTACGCAGTCGATACGCGAATGGTGTAGACAGCGCGAATGCTACAAAGACCCCGTCCTCTCTGCCGAGCGCAAAGCCATCTTCGAGGTGCTCGAACATTTCCGCGAGCTGGAGCTTGTCGGCGGTGCCATCCGCATCAACGGCAAGATCGAAGCACTCACCTTCGGCGAAATGCTCAACAGCGACACCGCAGTCATCCATGTAGAGAAAGGCAATGCCGATATCCGCGGCATCTATCCGCTCATCAATCAGGAATTCTGCCTCCATGCGTGGGGTGGTGCGACGTACATCAACCGTGAAGAAGACATGGGCGTGGAAGGTCTTCGCAAGGCGAAAGAAAGCTATCGCCCGTGCCATATGGTAGAAAAATACGTGATCGAGATAAAATAACGACAAATAAAAGAAGGTCATTGCCTGTGCCGATGACAGAAAGGCATAAGTGATATGACAAAATTTAATGGAATTTTCAGACAGCAAAAGCAGGAATCTATGACATAAAAAGAGAACTATCCGAATATAGCATACTTGTGCGCTGGGTTGAGTAAAGTTGACTACCTGTGCGTACTATGAAACAAGAGATAAAGGAGATGTTTTCATATGGCAGAGATCAAGATTCCGTATTCCAAAGGTTATGTAACAGCAGTCATTCCCGACGAAAAATTGAGTGCAGTCCTCGAATCGAAAGCGCATGATTTCAAACCGTCGGCAGGTGAGAGCGAACTCGTTCAGCAGGCACTCGAAAATCCGATCGATTCGCCGCGCCTTTCTGAGCTTGCCAAAGGCAAACAGAATATCGTTATCATTGCCAGCGACCATACGCGCCCTGTACCGAGCAAGGTCATCGCGCCACTCATGCTCGCCGAAATTCGTAAAGGCAACCCTGATGCGAACATCACGTTCCTTATCGCAACAGGCTTCCATCGTCCGACGACGAAAGAAGAGCTCGTCAACAAGTTCGGCGAAGACATCGGTGCAAAAGAAAATATCATCGTCCATGATGCGTTCAACGATGACGACCATGTCCTCGTCGGCACGCTTCCGTCGGGCGGTCAGATCCTCCTCGACAAAGTTGCGGCAGAAGCAGACCTTCTCGTATCGGAAGGCTTCATTGAACCGCACTTCTTCGCAGGCTTCTCGGGCGGTCGTAAGAGCGTACTTCCGGGCGTCGTAAGCGCGAAAACAGTTATGTACAACCACAACTCCGAATTTATCAACAGTGAAAAAGCAAGAACGGGTCTCCTTGCAGGCAACCCGATCCATGAAGATATGCTCGCGGCAGCCAAAGCAGCCAAACTCTCTTTCATCTGCAACGTCATCATCGACGCACACAAAAAAGTCATCGCGGCATTCGCAGGCAATCTCGAAGCGGCTCACGCGGCAGGTACCAAATTCGCAGGCGAGCTTGCAGGTGTACAGGCAGTTCCTGCTGACATCGCCATCACCTCGAACGGCGGCTATCCGCTCGACCAGAACATCTATCAGGCTGTAAAAGGTATGAGCGCGGCGGAAGCTACGTGTAAAAAAGGCGGCGTTATCATCATCGCGGCGGCTTGCAACGACGGACACGGCGGTCAGGCGTTCTATGACTGGTTCCTCAAATACAAATCGGCACGCACCGTTATGACGAAGATCCTCACCATCCCGCGTGACAGCACGATCGCGGACCAGTGGGAAGCACAAGTGCTCGCTCGTATCCTTATGAATTACACGGTCATCATGGTCACCGACCAGTGCGACCACGCAATGCTCGAAAACTTCGGCATCATGCCTGTTTCCACGATGGCAGAAGCACAGGCACTCGCAGAAGATATCGCAGGCAAAGATGCGACATACACTGTTGTTCCTGATGGCGTATCCGTTATCGTCAAAGCATAACAGTACATCGAGAGGACAGGTGTTTGCCTGTCCTCTTTTTTACAACATAAAAGATAAAGGAGATGTATCATTATGGCAGAGATCAAAGTTTGTTATTCCAAAGGTCATTTGACAGCAGTCATTCCCGATGAAAAATTGAATGCCGTCCTCGAATCGAAAGCACATGCGTTCAAACCTGCGGCAGGCGAGAGCGAACTCGTTCAGCAGGCGCTTGAAAATCCGATCGCATCGCCAAGACTCTGTGAGCTTGCCAAAGGCAAACAGAACATCGTCATCATTGCCAGCGACCATACACGCCCCGTACCGAGCAAGGTCATTGCACCACTCATGCTCGCCGAAATTCGTAAAGGCAACCCTGATGCGAACATCACGTTCCTTATCGCAACAGGCTTCCATCGTCCGACGACGAAAGAAGAACTTATCGCCAAATTCGGTGAAGAGATCGTAGCGAACGAAAATATCATCGTCCATGATGCGTTCAACGATGACGACCACGTTCTCGTCGGTATGCTTCCGTCGGGCGGTCAGATCCTCCTCGACAAAGTAGCGGCAAATGCAGACCTTCTCGTATCGGAAGGCTTCATCGAACCGCACTTCTTCGCAGGCTTCTCGGGCGGTCGTAAGAGCGTCCTGCCGGGCGTCGTAAGTGCGAAAACAGTCATGTACAACCACAACTCCGAATTTATCAACAGCGAAAAAGCAAGAACGGGTCTTCTTGAAGGCAACCCGATCCATATCGACATGCTCGCGGCAGCCAAAGCGGCAAAACTCTGCTTCATCTGCAACGTCGTCATCGATGCTGACAAAAAAGTCATCGCGGCATTCGCAGGCGACCTCGAAGCGGCACATGACGAAGGTACAAAATTCGCAGGCGAGCTTGCCGGTGTCAAAGCCGTACCTGCCGATATCGTTATCACTTCGAACGGCGGCTATCCGCTCGACCAGAACGTATACCAGACGTGCAAAGGCATGAGCGCAGGCGAAGCTACGTGTAAACCGGGCGGCGTTATCATCATCGCATCGG is part of the Selenomonadales bacterium genome and encodes:
- a CDS encoding DUF2156 domain-containing protein, which encodes MWREAYHIEWAEYKNCLLVKAAWEDDEYAIQPFGTEENVRAVMDDWIAYFKERKQPFVMRGVEKKVAEWIREMYPSARIESDRDDFDYVYLREDLAELKGRKYHGKKNHINALKKTCEYEYVPVGEDNIDECTQSIREWCRQRECYKDPVLSAERKAIFEVLEHFRELELVGGAIRINGKIEALTFGEMLNSDTAVIHVEKGNADIRGIYPLINQEFCLHAWGGATYINREEDMGVEGLRKAKESYRPCHMVEKYVIEIK
- the larA gene encoding nickel-dependent lactate racemase, translating into MAEIKIPYSKGYVTAVIPDEKLSAVLESKAHDFKPSAGESELVQQALENPIDSPRLSELAKGKQNIVIIASDHTRPVPSKVIAPLMLAEIRKGNPDANITFLIATGFHRPTTKEELVNKFGEDIGAKENIIVHDAFNDDDHVLVGTLPSGGQILLDKVAAEADLLVSEGFIEPHFFAGFSGGRKSVLPGVVSAKTVMYNHNSEFINSEKARTGLLAGNPIHEDMLAAAKAAKLSFICNVIIDAHKKVIAAFAGNLEAAHAAGTKFAGELAGVQAVPADIAITSNGGYPLDQNIYQAVKGMSAAEATCKKGGVIIIAAACNDGHGGQAFYDWFLKYKSARTVMTKILTIPRDSTIADQWEAQVLARILMNYTVIMVTDQCDHAMLENFGIMPVSTMAEAQALAEDIAGKDATYTVVPDGVSVIVKA
- the larA gene encoding nickel-dependent lactate racemase; the protein is MAEIKVCYSKGHLTAVIPDEKLNAVLESKAHAFKPAAGESELVQQALENPIASPRLCELAKGKQNIVIIASDHTRPVPSKVIAPLMLAEIRKGNPDANITFLIATGFHRPTTKEELIAKFGEEIVANENIIVHDAFNDDDHVLVGMLPSGGQILLDKVAANADLLVSEGFIEPHFFAGFSGGRKSVLPGVVSAKTVMYNHNSEFINSEKARTGLLEGNPIHIDMLAAAKAAKLCFICNVVIDADKKVIAAFAGDLEAAHDEGTKFAGELAGVKAVPADIVITSNGGYPLDQNVYQTCKGMSAGEATCKPGGVIIIASACNDGHGGQAFYDWFAKYKVPRAVVSKILQIPRDATIADQWCAQITARILMNYTVIIISDQCDHGMLRDFGFIPVNTMEEAQALAEDIAGQEAKYTVIPDGVAVIVQA